The Alligator mississippiensis isolate rAllMis1 chromosome 3, rAllMis1, whole genome shotgun sequence DNA window TCGAAACTTAACATGATAGAGAGAGTAGAGAAAAGGGTTCACAGATGAATTGATCCACAAAAGCCAAAATGTAGCTTCATGCAAAGAGTCAGACACACATGTTCCACTGCAGGCTACACGAATAAGTGTAAGGAATGAATATGGTGCCCAACAAATAGTAAAGATACAAACAATTATGGAAAGTGGTTTTGCAATGTTTTTATGTCTCTGTGGTTTGGACTGAGTCTTTTTTCTATAAGACCCCAAGTCATCATTTTCAGAGATTATTGAATGGATTTGAGATAGATTTGAACTGTCAAGTGCCAGTGACTGATTCTGTATTCCTGAGGATGCAGAAACACTGTCCTTTGTTTCTAAATCAGGAGAAGGCATTCTTTTTTTCAACAAAGTGCAAAGTCTCCATGGCTGTCTCTTGCCCTTTGGAGAATTTGACAACTGTACAGAGCTGTTTCTCTTGTGCTTTTGTATGGTCTGGAAGACACGCAGGTTGAAATAAGCTACAGAGAATAAAGGTATAAATGACCCCAAGACTGAAATGCACATGGAAATATACCAGTTGAAGATTAATTCAGGATAGCACTCTCCATCACGCATACTGCTGCAGGCAACCACATATTCCCAAATGATTATTGCTGGGCCATCAAGTAAAAATGCAAAAACCCAGATTGCTACCAGTAAAACAACAGCCTTTGAAGTCATTGTCTGATGACTTCTGTAATACAcctagaaacaaaatgaaaagaccACGTCACACACTGAGAGATCCTTttggaaaaaagtaaaaatacttCCTAAAACAACTCTGAGAACCTAAGACTAATATTTGTTTCATAGTACCTGTTAGCTTCTTGCATAGCATGCCATCTTCCCATTCAATCTGCTttcagctcctcatcccagttccAGTCTCCCCGTCAAAGCCCAACCATAGTCCCTTCTCCCAGACTCCCGCTTTACAATTTTTCACTCTTCGTATTCTAGGCAGACTGCATTTCCCCAACTACCACAGCAGCAGCTACAGGAGAATCACAGATGGCACAGGCTAGGGATTCAGGCTGATCTCAgttctgctgcctctggcccacagcagccagAATTAGCAGCTAGGGGAAGACCTTCCTGGGCTGGAgaatgtcatattgaatgaaatagtttgaatgtttgtaatagttgcccattagccagtttaggaagaagacaagatttatcttcttatctaggccattgttttggtctatgtgaggaaggtcctgactttgctcaaagtcttaactcttgaattttatctttagaggcctttaacaaagagaacctaaaaatgacccttaagcaaatatcccgaattccgagagatcaaaccctagggcctttgaaaaaattggaaagaaaaggtcacttgcagtggtatggaagttccccaaagtaattaaatgatcaacaaaagaaactaattactaagcaaaagaatctgttgagtaagatccgagcccaaattagggggtagtgacaggtttgggtaggaggggcccaggacagcaactcactcaataaaaattGTAACCTACTCTTCCAATTTGGTGGTAATcacacttgcagaacaacgaaggaagaatcgcaagtgtagacc harbors:
- the LOC102558023 gene encoding histamine H3 receptor-like → MHNMYLNSMCNISQPSFAIKSKPDFSSGVLILLGVLMALLALITVLGNALVILAFVVDKNLRYRSNYFFLNLAISDVAVGAFSIPVYIPYVLTGTWHLGKVFCKLWLIVDSLMCSASSFNIVLISYDRFLSVSNAVYYRSHQTMTSKAVVLLVAIWVFAFLLDGPAIIIWEYVVACSSMRDGECYPELIFNWYISMCISVLGSFIPLFSVAYFNLRVFQTIQKHKRNSSVQLSNSPKGKRQPWRLCTLLKKRMPSPDLETKDSVSASSGIQNQSLALDSSNLSQIHSIISENDDLGSYRKKTQSKPQRHKNIAKPLSIIVCIFTICWAPYSFLTLIRVACSGTCVSDSLHEATFWLLWINSSVNPFLYSLYHVKFRRAFIKMLCPQKLVGLSQSSSS